The Stigmatella ashevillena genomic sequence GGGCCCCAGGCGCTCATTGCCCGCGGGATAGGCGTCATCGTGATGCACACAAAACAGGAACGGATCGACCGTCACCCAGGGAAACCCCAGGGGAAGGGTATCGAGCAGAGGGCTTGCCATGGCGAAAGCGTAACGCGAACCGGTGGAACGCGCCGCAACCGGATGATCCAGACGCAAGGCTGGAAAAACTGAAAAGTCAGACGCTGGGCAGAATCACAGGCCTCGCCCTTTTCAAGGTTTTCCCCCCATGTTCTTGAAATTTCATAAAAAGCGTTGATACTGGCTTCGAACACTTTCCCCCATTTTGTGACGGCGCTATGGAAACCAACTGGTACCGTTTCATCGAGCACTGGGACATTCCAGGATTCACGCCGGACGAAGTGTGGCAAGTCGTGGTGGACGCAACGAAGCTCCCGGAATGGTGGCGCGGCGTCTATCAAGAGGTGGAAGTTCTCTCGCCCGAGGAAATCACTGAAGCGGGGGGCTGGCTTCGCGCACGCGCCCGGGGACTGTTGCCCTACGAGCTGCACTTCATGCTGGAGCCCGTCGTGCTCGATCCGAATGGGATCATCGAGGTCCGGGCGTACGGGGACTTCAAGGGAATCTGGCGGGCCACCTTCTCCTCCACGGAGGAAGGGACGCGGATCGACATCGAGTGGGACGTCACCGTGAACAAGCCGATCATCCGCTTCACGGGATGGTTGCTCAAGCCGCTGTTTGCCTGGAACCACCGCTGGACGATGCCGCGAGGACAAGCCGGACTCCTGGCCTATCTGACCGCACAACGCGCCGCGCTGGAGTCGGGTGAGCTTCGTGCGAGTCTCGCATAGCGTCATCATCCACCGCCCCGTGGAGCAGGTGTTCGCGTACGTGACGGACCTGCGCAACGAGGTGCGCTGGCAACCTGAAATCAAAGAAGTCCGGATCACCTCCCCCGGCCCGCTGGGCAAGGGCTCCACGTTCATCGAGGTGCGCCGGACCTTTGGCCGCAACCTGGTGTGGTACTTCGAGATCGAGGACTACGAGGCCCCCTTTCGCCTGTGCATCCGCAGCACCTCGGGGACGATGCCGTACACCGGGTGCAGGCTGTTCGAGGCCGTGCCCGAGGGAACGCGCGTCACCGAGTCCGGGGAGTTGACGACCCCGCTCGCGCTGCGGTGGATGGACGGGCTGTTCTCACGCCTGTCCCGCAGGCCGCTCACGGCGGCGTACGGCAACCTCAAGGCCCTGCTGGAAAAAGACCCCTGACGGAGCAGCCCGTTCAGTCCCCTGTCGCCCCCTTCCGCTCCCCCCCTGCTTCCCCTCTCCCCCTCCGGCCCCTGCTCACCATGCCCCTCTCTCAGACCTTCCATCCCTTCGCGCCCCCCCTCCGGGACAATCCCCACCCCATCTTCGAGGAGGCCCGGAAAGAAGAGCCGATCTTCTTCAGTGAACTCCTGAAGTGCTGGGTGGTGACACGCTACGAGGATGTCTATGCGGTCCTCCAGGACTCGCGGCGCTTCTCCTCGGCGGGCAACCTGGCCGTCCACAAGGAATCCCTCTGTCCGGCCGCCAAGACCCTGCTCATCGAGAACCAGTACACCGATCCGCCGCTGGTGAACGAAGACGCCCCCGTCCACACGCGCCGCCGCCCCGTCTTCAAGAAACTCTTCTCCCAGGAGGCCGTCCGCTCCCTGGAGCCGCGCATCCGGGACATCTCCCAGGAGCTGGTGGAGGGCTTCATCCACCAGGGGCGCGCCGACATCGTCTCCCAGCTGGCCTACCCCCTGCCCATGCGCGTCGTCCTGTCGTGGATGGACATCCCCCTGGAGATGATGGAGACGATCAAGCGTTGGGGGGATGCGTGGGTGCTGCTGCTCTTCTCGGAGCTGACGCCCGAGCACCAGATGGAATGCGCGCACATGGTGGTGAAGTTGCAGCGCTACATCGCCGATCTGCTGGCCGAGCGGCTGGAGCAGAAGCGGACCGACGCGATGACGCTGCTCGCCGCCCAACTGCTCAGCCAGGAGAAGCTCTCCATCGAGGAGCTGGCGGGGATGGTGTCCGGCACGGTGGTGGCCGGCAATGCCACGCTCACCAGCATGGTCGGCCTGACCACCCGGGTGTTCCTGCAACAGCCCCACCTCTGGCAGCGGCTGCGCGAGAAGCCGGCGCTCCTCTCCCAGGCCATCGATGAGGCCCTCCGGCTGGAGTCCCCCTTCTGGGGCCTGCGGCGCGTGACGACCGAGCCCGCGGAGGTGGGCGGGGTGAAGCTGCCCGCGGGGGCGCGGGTGCTGGTGGCGTTCATCTCCGCCAACCGGGACGTGGAGCGCTTCCCCCAGTCCGAGGTGTTCGACCTGGACCGGCCCAATGCCTCTCAACACATGTCCTTTGGCAAGGGCGTCCACGTGTGTGTGGGCTCGAACCTGGCCAAGCAAGAAGTCCAAGCGGCCATGGAGGTGCTCCTGCAACGGCTGCCCGACGCCCGGCTGGTGCCAGGCCAGGAGCTGACCTTCGTTCCGGGCCTGCTGCGTCAGCACGAGCGGCTGCTCGTGGAGTGGACGCCTCCGAATGCCTGAGCGGAGAAGGGACGGGGCTCAGTCCACCAGGTCGCGGAGGGCTTTGTAAGCCTTCTTGGTGTCCGTCAGCATGGCATCGTGGCTGGCATTGATGTCTTCGTGCTTCCAGCCACGGGCCAGCGCCTTCGCGCGGAAGCCGAGGAAAATTTCCCGCTGGAACCACGCGCCCTTGCAGTGAATGTATGTCTTGCGGATCTTCGAGAGCGTCTTCCAGTCGAACGCGATGGGCTCCTGGAAGGTCGCCAGCGGCTGAGGCCGCAGGCGCGCTCCGACGAAGGCCACCTCCTCGGGGCGCGTCACCCCGAAGTCCTGAGGCGAAAAGGGGGGCAGCTGCCACATGTCCGCGGGGAACGCATCCGGGAACCCCACCGCGGCGAAGAAGGACTGGCCCGGCTCCGGAATGGCCGCGTCGAAGTACACCAACTGGTCAATCCGGTCCGGCAGCGCGGCGGCCACGCCGGTGATGACCATGCCCGCGTAGCTGTGGCCCACCAGGACGACGTCGTGCAGGTCCTCGAACAGGATGAGCGAGACGATGTCCTGCACGTGCGTCTCGAGACTGACGTCGGGCTGCGCCAGGTGCGCGCGCTCGCCCAGGCCCGTCAGCGTCGGCGTGTAGACGGTGGCCTTGTCCTGGCGCAGCTCCTCGGCAAACGCCTGCCAGGCCCACCCGCCGTGGAAGGCGCCATGGACCAGGATGTAGGTGGACCGCTTCGAGCCCGCCAGCGCCCCCGTCGATGAGAGCAGGAGTGCCAGGACCAGGGTGACCGCCACATTGAAACGCATGCCTCGCTCCTTCCTGAACAACCCTCGTGCCTGAATCGCCAGGGCTTCTTTGGAGCCAGCCGCCCCCGCGTCCAGGTGATGCGTGAAGTGTATCCCGGCAAAAAAGAGAATCACGGCATAATTTTACGAAGTCATTTAATTGTTTGACGGCGCTCAGTCCGTGCGTACCCCGACCTTCTTTTCCATACCTGACACCGCGGGCCATCCACCGCCTGGAACCCCAGGAAGTGCGTGGTAGGCAGCGGCCCATGATTGCCACCCACTCCCCTTCGCTGGTCCTCGCCGCGGTCGCGGCGCTCCTCCTCACGTCGTGCCACGCCGGACACAACAAGGCAGTGCCCCCCGCAAATGCCGGCGCAGAGGGCGCCGGTGCGTCCGCGAGCGGAGACTGTCAGGGGGTTCCCACCGTCGAGCTGGCGTCCCTGTTCACCTCACCGGAGGCCTCCACCTCGGCCCGGCCCGAGGCCGGAGCGGTGGTCGCGGTGGAAGGCATGCCGCTGGGGGGGCTCGCCTGCACGCTGATGGGGTGCGATGCGAAGTGTTGCAACAACACGTGCGGCTCCGTCGAAGGCTGCGCCTACACGCTCGCCTCGGAGCAGGGGAACCTCTGTCTGAACCACAAGGACTTCGCGTGCGGGGGGACGGATTGCAGCCCCTGGTGCCGTCCGTTCAGCCTCTCCGCGGAGCGCCGCTACCGCTTCGTGGGCACCCTCTCGTTCCCGGCGGGCCAGGAGGCCCCGGGGGCCACCCTCCACGTCCAGAAGTTCTGCCCGCTCAATTGATGGCTGGATGATGGCCGGAGCGCCTCGTCCAGGCGCTCCCGCTCCGGGCGGCCTCAGTGAGGCGCGGCCTTCGGCTCCGGCTTCGCGTCCTGCTTACGCAGCGGGCAGGCCGCGATGGCCGCGGAGGGATCAATGGCGTCCTTGCCCGACTCCACCCTCAGGATTTTCCGGCCCTCGCCCACGACGAACGTGTAGCGCTGCGCGTAGGACATCACCGGCGTCTTCACATCGAACTGCTTCACCACCACCCCGTCCGGGTCGGGGATGAAGGCAAAGGGCGCCTTCAGTGACTCCTTGAACTTCTTCAGCGTCTCCGCATCGTCCATGGAGACGGCCAGCACCTGCCCCTTGAGCTTCTCGATGTCCGCGTACCGGTCCCGGTACGCCGTGAGCTCGTTGGTGCACCCGGGGGTGAACGCCTTGGGGAAGAAGGCCACGATGACCGGGCCTTCCTTCACCTGCTCCGAGAGCGTGTACTTCTTGCCGCTGGTGTCGGTGACCGTGAAGTCCGGTGCGGTGTCACCGGCCTGGGGGGTCGCCGCCGCGAAGAAACCTGTCATCAGGAGGGGAAGGAGCATCCCCCGGTCTTATCAGCCCTGGGACATCCGCGCCCAGACGGCCGTGGCGGCCTCGCGGGCCTGGTCCGCCACCACCGAAGGACTGACCGAAAGCGGACGCCGCGCCCAGATGCGCCACGTCCCCTCCACCATCACGGCCTCCACGTGCCGCGAGCCCAGGCCGTACACCACGTGCCAGGCCAGGTTGCCGGCGTTCAGCGGCGTGGGCGGCAGGTAGTCCAGCAGGAGCAGGTCCGCCGCGGCCCCCTCGCGCAAGGGCCCCACGGGAAAGTCAAAGGACTGCGAGGCCAGGCGGTGGCCATTGGCCAGGTAGCGGAGCACGTCGATGGGCTGCCCCGCCTCGCGCGAGCGCAAGTAGGCCGCCTGCGCCTCGGCGAAGACATCCGCCGCCATGCCGTCCGTGCCCAGGGTGGCGCGCGCGCCGAACTTCAACGCCGGCGCGTACCCCACCTCGAGCTGCTGGTTGGAGCGCGGGGTGTGCACCACCCAGGTGCCGGTGGCGAGCAGCTGCGCCAGATCCGCCCACGCCAGGTGTCCCACGTGCGCGAGCTGGCTCTTGGGCGAGAGCAATCCCGCCTCCATGAGCCGCGTCACGGGCGAGGCGCCATGGCGCTCCATCGAGAGCTTCTCGTCCAGGGGATCCTCGGCCACCGGGACGTGCAGCCCGGAGCCCGTGGTGGCCAGCGCCTCCTTGATGCCCTCCAGCGCCTCCGGGCCCACCGTGAAGAGGGACGCCGCGCCCACCTGGCCCCGGAAGCGGCCCTTGGCCTTGCGGGAGAACCCCACGGTCTCCTCCAGCCCCTCCTCGCGCCCCACGGCCCCCTTGCGGTCCGTCACCGCATAGGAGAGCACCCCGCGAACCCCCACCTCGTGGAGCCCGCGCGCCACCCGCACCAGCGAGCCGGCAATCGCCTTGGGCGACGAATGGAAGTCGAAGAGGGTGGTGGTGCCACACTGCAATGCCTCCAGCCCACCCGCGCACGCGGCCACCTGCACCGCGTCCCCATCCAGGGCCGCCTCGTAGCGCCAGCGCCCGTTCTCCAGCGCCTCCTGGTAGCTGTCCACCCGCGGCTCGGACAGCCCCCGGGCCAGGGAGGTGTGCAGCCGGTGATGGGCGCTCACCAGCCCCGGGAAGATGAGCTTGCCCGACAGGGCCACCACCTCGTCATCGGGCCGGGGCGTGATGTCCGGCGCACGCGCGACAATGCGCTCGCCTTCGATGCGCAGGTCCACCCGCTCGACGAGGGCAGGCTCCAGTTCGACGACATGTCCACCCTTGAGGACGGTGCCCAACGTCCCTCCACCGTGAAGCCGCTACGTGAAGCGCCACACTGGGACAGGCCCTTTCGGACGCCCAGCCTTCCTGAAGGCTACCATTGCCACGCGCCCAGCGTGGAGGGGGAAGCCAGGAGGGGCAAATTTCCTACCGTCCGGCAGCCCGGGCGTCCAGCCAAGCGACAGGCGTCTTCAGGGAAGTAGGCCCCCGGCGCTTCGGCCCGTAGACTGCCGCAGCCGTGGAGTATCCCGAGCAGCACCTCTCCTGGATGGGTCGCTACCGCCTGAGCGCGCGCATCGCGACGGGCGGCATGGCGGAGGTGTACCTGGGCCGCCGCATCGAGGAGGACGGGCGGCGCGGCCCCGCGGTGGCCGTCAAGCGGCTCCTGCCCCACCTCACCTCGGACCGGCGCATCGTGCAGATGTTCCTCAACGAGGCGCGCATCACCGCCCAGATTCACCACCCCAACGTCGTCACCATCCTGGAAACGGGGATGGACGGGACCGAGCCCTTCATCGCCCTGGAGCTGCTGGAGGGGCGCTCCTTCGCCGAGCTGAGGCAGGAGGCCGCGGAGCGGGGCCGACGCGTGCCCCTGGGGGTCACCCTGCGCACCCTGGTGGACGCGTGCCGAGGCCTGGATGCCGCCCACCGGGCCGTGGACGAGACCGGCCGTCCCCTGCGCATCGTCCACCGCGACTTCACCCCGGACAACATCCACGTCGGCGCCAACGGGTCCGTCAAGGTCATCGACTTCGGCATCGCCAAGGCGGACGCGCTCGACTCGGGCACAGAGCCGGGCACGCTCAAGGGCAAGTTCTTCTACATGTCGCCGGAGATGATCACCGGGCAGCGGGTGGACCACCGCGCGGACATCTTCGCCGCGGGGGTGATGCTCTACGAGCAGCTCTGCGGAAGGCGGCCCTTCACCGGGCTCAAGCCCGAGGAGGTGCTGGCCCGCATCACCGAGGGGCGCCCCAAGCCTCCCACCGCGTTTGATCCGTCCGTCCCCGACGCCCTGGAGCACATCTGCCTCACCGCGCTCCACCGGGCCCCCGAGTCCCGCTTCGAGACGCTTCAAGTCTTCATTGACGCCATCGAGAGCGTGGGGGGCTCCGCCGAGGTGGCCTCCTCCGAGGCGGTGGCCGACTACGTCGAGTCCCTCTTCCCCCGGGACAGCGACCCGAAGCGCCTGACGCTCCAGCGGGCCCGCTCCGCCGATCCCTCGGACTCCGGCGTCTCCGCCGCCCAGGCCGCCCAGACGCCTGCCCGGACCTCCTCCCCGGCGGACTCCCAACCTCCCCGCCGCGCGCCGACTCCCCAGAAGCGGCGCCAGTGGCCGGTGCTCGCCCTGGCGGGACTGGCGTTGCTGGGGCTCGGCGCGGGGGGGACCTATCTGCTGCTGCGGCCCACCGTTCCCCCGGCCGAGCGGCTCGCCCAGGCGGAGACCACCCCGGCCCCCCCCGAGCGGCTGGCCTTCCTGCAAGGCATCGAGAAGGACCCGCGCGCCACCGCCCAGGAGCTGGCCCGCGCCGGAGAACTCCTCATGGAGCTGGGCGCCCACGAGGCCGTCCTCTCGCTCTCGGAGACGTTCATCCAGCGCTTCCCCCAGGACCTGGAGGCCCACCTGCTCGATGCGCGCGCCGCCACCGCCCTGCTCATGGGCAAGCGCGCCGAGCGGTCCATCGAAGAGGCCTCCTCGCTGGCGCCCAAGGACGTGCGGCCCCTGCTCGCCCTGGCCGACCTGCGGGAGCGGCAGGGCGATGTGCCCGGGGCGCTCGGCGCGCTCGCCAAGGCCTATGAGAAACGGCCCCGGGAGGCCCGGATCGCTCCGCGCTATGGGCTGCTGCTCTCCCAGAGCGGACAGCTCGACGAGGCCGCGGCCGTGCTCGGCGCCTGGATCCGGGAACACAACGATGCGAGACCGCTCGCCGAACTCGCCTTCGTGCGCTACCGCCAGGCGCGCATGGAGGACGCCGCCGCCCTCCTCAAGCGCGCGCTGCGCAAGGCCCCCCGGCTCGCCGTGGCGCACTACTACCTGGGGGCCGTCCTCTTCCAGAAAGGGGACACCGCGGGCGCCGAGCGCGCCTACCGGCAGGCGGATCAGCTCGACCCGGCAGACCCACGGGCCCTCTCCGCCCGGTGTCAGCTCCACGCCCGGGCGGGCGATGCGAACGCCATGGCCGAAGCCCAACAGCTCATCGCCAGCCGGTTTCCGGCACAGGCGGCGGCTTTGGCGGCGGAGTGCTCGGCCAGCCATTAACTCCTGCCCGCCATGACACGCCTTGCCCTCCTCGGCTCCCTCGGCGCGGTGTTGCTCCTCGCGAGCGCCCCCGCATGCTCCTCGGATTCCCGCCCGCTCCCGCCGACAGAAGACCCCCCCGACAGAGTCTTTCCGCCCATCGTGGACCGCACCTCCTGCACGGGGCTCACCGTGGGGCCCGGCGACTTCGAATGGACGCTGGAGCACGAGGGGCGTCCCCGGGCCTACAAAGTCCACGTCCCCCCGGGCTACAACGCGGCGCGGCCCACCCCGGCCGTCATCGCCTTTCACGGCTTTGGCTCGACCGAGCTGGAGCAGGAAGGCCTGAGCCGGATGTCCGAAGTGGCGGACGAGGAGGGATTCCTCGCCATCTACCCCCGGGGACTGAACAACCCCGAGGTGGAGCGCACGCCGGACGGCGGGTTCACCGACTCCCGGAGTTGGAACGCGGGCGGGTGCTGCGGGTCCGCGCAGCTCGGCCGGGTGGACGATGTGGGCTTCGTGGAGGCGCTCTTCGCGGATCTGGACACGAAGCTCTGCGTGGACACCCGCCGCACCTATGCCACGGGGCTCTCCAATGGAGCCTTCTTCTCGTACCGGCTGGCCTGTGAGCGCGCGGAGCGCTTCGCCGCCATCGCGCCCGTGGCCGGCATGGAGAACGTCGCCGTGTGCGAGCCCAGCCGTCCGGTGCCGGTGATACACTTCCACGGCACGGCCGACGCCACCATCGCCTACACCGGAGGCACCATTCCCCTCGGCCGCGCCTACCCGTCCGCGCCCGCCACGGTGGAGCGCTGGGCGGAGCGCAATGGCTGCACAGGCCCCCAGACGCAAACCTACCGCCGCGGGGACAGCACCTGCGTCACGTCCACCGGCTGCAAGCCCGAGAGCGCCACCGCGACGCTGTGCACCGTGGAGGGCGGCGGCCACACCTGGCCTGGGGGACTCGTGCCTCCCGACCTGGGCTACACGACGCAGGATCTCGACGCCACGCGCGAGATGTGGCGCTTCTTCGAAGCCCACCCCCGCCCCTGAGCCCGTGCCCGCAGGGGCGGGCCCCGCTCACATCCGGACCATGACTTCTTCGGCCACGGGCCAGCCCGGGTCCGGCGTCAGCGCCAGCGTGTTGCGCACCCGGGCCACCAGTTCGTCCTGACGGTAGGGCCGGGCACAGAGCACCGTGCCCTCCTGTGCCCAGGCGGGCAACCTCGCACCCGCCAGGAGGATGGGCACGGGCCGGGCACGGGGCAGGGTGGCGAAGGTCTCCAGGAAGACGCCCACCTCCTTCTGGGAGGCGCTCGCGGACAGGAGGATGAGGTCCACGGGCAGGTGGGCCTCCTGGCGCAGGGCCTCGTTCCCATCCCGAACGGTGAGCACCTCGAAGCCCTCGGCCCTCAGCACGCGCGCGGCCTCGTCCTCTTGGATGCGGTCCTCGTCCAGCAGCAGGACGCGCCGGGGGAGCCGCCCCACCTCGCGCGCGCTCATGCGCGGCAGACTCACCGAGAAGGTGGAGCCCTGCCCCTCGGCGCTCGACAGGGAAAGGTTGCCGCCGTGCATCTTGCAGATGGAGTGGCTGATGAAGAGCCCCAGCCCCAGCCCACCGAAGTTGCGGTGGGAGACGTTGCGCGCCCGGTAGAAGCGCTGG encodes the following:
- a CDS encoding cytochrome P450; the protein is MPLSQTFHPFAPPLRDNPHPIFEEARKEEPIFFSELLKCWVVTRYEDVYAVLQDSRRFSSAGNLAVHKESLCPAAKTLLIENQYTDPPLVNEDAPVHTRRRPVFKKLFSQEAVRSLEPRIRDISQELVEGFIHQGRADIVSQLAYPLPMRVVLSWMDIPLEMMETIKRWGDAWVLLLFSELTPEHQMECAHMVVKLQRYIADLLAERLEQKRTDAMTLLAAQLLSQEKLSIEELAGMVSGTVVAGNATLTSMVGLTTRVFLQQPHLWQRLREKPALLSQAIDEALRLESPFWGLRRVTTEPAEVGGVKLPAGARVLVAFISANRDVERFPQSEVFDLDRPNASQHMSFGKGVHVCVGSNLAKQEVQAAMEVLLQRLPDARLVPGQELTFVPGLLRQHERLLVEWTPPNA
- a CDS encoding SRPBCC family protein codes for the protein METNWYRFIEHWDIPGFTPDEVWQVVVDATKLPEWWRGVYQEVEVLSPEEITEAGGWLRARARGLLPYELHFMLEPVVLDPNGIIEVRAYGDFKGIWRATFSSTEEGTRIDIEWDVTVNKPIIRFTGWLLKPLFAWNHRWTMPRGQAGLLAYLTAQRAALESGELRASLA
- a CDS encoding peroxiredoxin — encoded protein: MLLPLLMTGFFAAATPQAGDTAPDFTVTDTSGKKYTLSEQVKEGPVIVAFFPKAFTPGCTNELTAYRDRYADIEKLKGQVLAVSMDDAETLKKFKESLKAPFAFIPDPDGVVVKQFDVKTPVMSYAQRYTFVVGEGRKILRVESGKDAIDPSAAIAACPLRKQDAKPEPKAAPH
- a CDS encoding amidohydrolase family protein; amino-acid sequence: MGTVLKGGHVVELEPALVERVDLRIEGERIVARAPDITPRPDDEVVALSGKLIFPGLVSAHHRLHTSLARGLSEPRVDSYQEALENGRWRYEAALDGDAVQVAACAGGLEALQCGTTTLFDFHSSPKAIAGSLVRVARGLHEVGVRGVLSYAVTDRKGAVGREEGLEETVGFSRKAKGRFRGQVGAASLFTVGPEALEGIKEALATTGSGLHVPVAEDPLDEKLSMERHGASPVTRLMEAGLLSPKSQLAHVGHLAWADLAQLLATGTWVVHTPRSNQQLEVGYAPALKFGARATLGTDGMAADVFAEAQAAYLRSREAGQPIDVLRYLANGHRLASQSFDFPVGPLREGAAADLLLLDYLPPTPLNAGNLAWHVVYGLGSRHVEAVMVEGTWRIWARRPLSVSPSVVADQAREAATAVWARMSQG
- a CDS encoding SRPBCC family protein, producing the protein MRVSHSVIIHRPVEQVFAYVTDLRNEVRWQPEIKEVRITSPGPLGKGSTFIEVRRTFGRNLVWYFEIEDYEAPFRLCIRSTSGTMPYTGCRLFEAVPEGTRVTESGELTTPLALRWMDGLFSRLSRRPLTAAYGNLKALLEKDP
- a CDS encoding extracellular catalytic domain type 1 short-chain-length polyhydroxyalkanoate depolymerase; this translates as MDRTSCTGLTVGPGDFEWTLEHEGRPRAYKVHVPPGYNAARPTPAVIAFHGFGSTELEQEGLSRMSEVADEEGFLAIYPRGLNNPEVERTPDGGFTDSRSWNAGGCCGSAQLGRVDDVGFVEALFADLDTKLCVDTRRTYATGLSNGAFFSYRLACERAERFAAIAPVAGMENVAVCEPSRPVPVIHFHGTADATIAYTGGTIPLGRAYPSAPATVERWAERNGCTGPQTQTYRRGDSTCVTSTGCKPESATATLCTVEGGGHTWPGGLVPPDLGYTTQDLDATREMWRFFEAHPRP
- a CDS encoding alpha/beta fold hydrolase gives rise to the protein MRFNVAVTLVLALLLSSTGALAGSKRSTYILVHGAFHGGWAWQAFAEELRQDKATVYTPTLTGLGERAHLAQPDVSLETHVQDIVSLILFEDLHDVVLVGHSYAGMVITGVAAALPDRIDQLVYFDAAIPEPGQSFFAAVGFPDAFPADMWQLPPFSPQDFGVTRPEEVAFVGARLRPQPLATFQEPIAFDWKTLSKIRKTYIHCKGAWFQREIFLGFRAKALARGWKHEDINASHDAMLTDTKKAYKALRDLVD
- a CDS encoding serine/threonine-protein kinase, yielding MGRYRLSARIATGGMAEVYLGRRIEEDGRRGPAVAVKRLLPHLTSDRRIVQMFLNEARITAQIHHPNVVTILETGMDGTEPFIALELLEGRSFAELRQEAAERGRRVPLGVTLRTLVDACRGLDAAHRAVDETGRPLRIVHRDFTPDNIHVGANGSVKVIDFGIAKADALDSGTEPGTLKGKFFYMSPEMITGQRVDHRADIFAAGVMLYEQLCGRRPFTGLKPEEVLARITEGRPKPPTAFDPSVPDALEHICLTALHRAPESRFETLQVFIDAIESVGGSAEVASSEAVADYVESLFPRDSDPKRLTLQRARSADPSDSGVSAAQAAQTPARTSSPADSQPPRRAPTPQKRRQWPVLALAGLALLGLGAGGTYLLLRPTVPPAERLAQAETTPAPPERLAFLQGIEKDPRATAQELARAGELLMELGAHEAVLSLSETFIQRFPQDLEAHLLDARAATALLMGKRAERSIEEASSLAPKDVRPLLALADLRERQGDVPGALGALAKAYEKRPREARIAPRYGLLLSQSGQLDEAAAVLGAWIREHNDARPLAELAFVRYRQARMEDAAALLKRALRKAPRLAVAHYYLGAVLFQKGDTAGAERAYRQADQLDPADPRALSARCQLHARAGDANAMAEAQQLIASRFPAQAAALAAECSASH